From Glycine soja cultivar W05 chromosome 4, ASM419377v2, whole genome shotgun sequence, the proteins below share one genomic window:
- the LOC114408300 gene encoding uncharacterized protein LOC114408300 yields the protein MERDSLCFLHPFLTQFLAALVSSSSSWSSSFDLALIDIKSHYLEGGIYELRETIMKANTTHIIPPPVFDGDEYDLWIARMITHLEALDLWEPIEEDYTVWPLPQNPIVAQLKNHKERKIRMVKAKSMKETKTIKSYVDKLLSIANKVRLLGKDFPNERTVQKILVTVPEKYESKILALKESKDLSNITLGQLVNALQAQEQRRMMRHEEAVQGAFHIKAQNSRGDKDKKNNKWNNKKPAESSNKQQNDTFLPCPHCKKTNHYKKKCWWRPYIKCRKCGKLGHVKQICKSLEEARVSMEQQEEEQLFVATCFATSNSSNDSWLIDSSCTNHMTNDQTLFKELDKTIVSKVKIGNGDSISVKGKETVTIESLTGLKHISDVLYVPDID from the exons ATGGAACGGGACTCACTCTGCTTTCTTCATCCTTTCCTCACTCAGTTTCTCGCtgctcttgtttcttcttcttcgtcttgGTCTTCGTCGTTCGATCTTGCCTTG ATTGATATCAAGAGTCATTATCTTGAGGGAGGGATCTATGAGTTGAGAGAAACAATAATGAAAGCAAACACAACACACATAATACCACCACCAGTTTTTGATGGTGACGAGTACGACCTATGGATTGCAAGGATGATTACTCATCTTGAAGCACTAGATCTTTGGGAACCGATAGAAGAAGATTATACAGTTTGGCCACTGCCTCAAAATCCTATAGTGGCTCAGCTGAAGAATCACAAAGAGAGGAAGATAAGAATGGTCAAGGCCAAA AGCATGAAAGAGACAAAAACTATCAAAAGTTATGTTGACAAACTGTTGAGCATTGCAAACAAGGTACGTCTCCTCGGTAAGGATTTTCCTAACGAAAGGACAGTGCAAAAAATACTTGTTACCGTACCTGAAAAATATGAATCTAAAATATTAGCATTAAAGGAGTCAAAAGACTTGTCAAATATCACCCTTGGACAATTAGTAAATGCTTTACAGGCACAGGAACAGAGGAGAATGATGAGACATGAGGAGGCAGTACAAGGTGCTTTTCATATAAAAGCACAAAACTCAAGAGGAGACAAAGATAAGAAGAACAACAAATGGAATAACAAGAAACCAGCTGAAAGCTCCAACAAGCAACAAAATGATACTTTTCTTCCTTGTCCACACTGCAAAAAAACAAaccactataaaaaaaaatgttggtggAGGCCTTACATCAAGTGCAGAAAATGTGGTAAGCTGGGGCATGTAAAGCAGATTTGCAAGTCACTGGAGGAGGCAAGGGTGTCCATGGAGCAACAAGAAGAAGAGCAACTCTTTGTTGCAACATGTTTTGCTACAAGCAATAGTTCCAATGATTCATGGTTAATAGACAGCAGCTGTACAAATCATATGACGAACGACCAAACGCTTTTTAAAGAGCTTGACAAAACTATTGTTTCCAAAGTAAAAATTGGAAATGGTGATTCCATCTCAGTCAAAGGAAAAGAAACTGTTACTATAGAAAGTTTAACAGGTTTGAAACATATCTCTGATGTCTTATATGTGCCTGACATTGACTAG
- the LOC114408059 gene encoding protein RADIALIS-like 3, whose product MASSQGWTPKQNKRFENALAIFDKDTPDRWHTVARAVGGKTVEEVKRHYEKLVEDVKKIEEGHVPLPNYRSAARGYGYMDEETRMKALSLQ is encoded by the exons ATGGCCTCAAGCCAGGGTTGGACTCCGAAGCAGAACAAGAGATTTGAGAATGCCCTTGCCATCTTCGACAAGGACACCCCAGATAGGTGGCACACGGTGGCCAGGGCCGTCGGAGGAAAAACGGTGGAGGAAGTGAAAAGGCATTATGAGAAGCTCGTGGAAGATGTGAAGAAGATAGAGGAAGGTCACGTGCCCCTCCCCAATTACCGAAGTGCTGCAAGAGGCTACGGTTACATGGATGAAGAAACCAG GATGAAGGCTCTGAGTCTGCAGTGA